One window of Branchiostoma lanceolatum isolate klBraLanc5 chromosome 8, klBraLanc5.hap2, whole genome shotgun sequence genomic DNA carries:
- the LOC136440133 gene encoding ubiquitin carboxyl-terminal hydrolase 1-like isoform X3, translating into MVEESRTTISATAQDMDAPPRKRSKLSLSSRRKDDSSSVAVTSTQENMYPVFQLKGTENSHVERPLSVFQTAGQAQALVPVGQRCTQDVVQTLSISDSSAALDIPTDTSYDVSTVMSSYNYGEFLPFVGLTNLHNTCYMNSVLQILMHTPQFALRLAYLQSHLRDIYVEAKAQMNRKLKLKFTEPEFGLLNELCRTFRKVGRMKLQYILAPETRNERLVIEPIRALDAIREVNGTFRGSLQHDAQELLRCVLSSLQDANAAILTCQAERKEELRIRQEKLAAIMAKKESKVCARPVKYTQEPHVHVENGCNGVVENGVSNGVLGKLSSGEKSPKYPDPHLQNGLKSKADNLENGHSNGVVGKVPTVDNPKMAKKKRLGVGHARNQIKITRFASPSHTTSLVPVHGQNGHLEASGVVNGHANGGMNGHTHGDSSKANPAIPAKEDLSNGARSKDMLEEGTLAEQVSSVKLVEMRVGHEEEKMDTAPSVNGSVANGHVQNEGENTSPMEEDSAESFQLSEKDLEVLQMEVSNIVTDLFEGQLQYQTTCLECETKSARTERFQDLSLPVKMHAEPDQLQETTGDTSPEKEDDKADAVSLSWSFETFMAAEKLDGENKYSCELCGVRSEAERKLYFAKLPTILTIHLKRFEYDLTGNMKKIHAPILTPSHLKLDSFCADSCKNKMNRYELYGMILHEGSSQDSGHYVTYLKVALDYPFLKEFCLNDDGESPSSPPDSPSANPDDVKVIDLETANQQEREQQLLDGCAEYNHSLHWLRFNDSHVSKLTEEEVGEVFLPEKTNTLSPYLLFYKRTDVKYSQVDQKPKTDKYKNVKTDLSDSQRKEEEKEEDISR; encoded by the exons ATGGTTGAAGAAAGCCGAACGACAATCTCTGCAACAGCCCAAGATATGGATGCCCCGCCAAGGAAGCGATCCAAGTTGAGTCTGTCATCTAGGAGGAAAGATGACTCCAGTTCGGTCGCTGTGACGTCAACACAGGAGAACATGTATCCTGTGTTCCAGTTGAAGGGAACAGAGAACTCCCACGTGGAGAG GCCCCTTAGTGTATTCCAGACAGCTGGACAGGCACAGGCTTTGGTACCCGTTGGCCAACGGTGTACTCAGGATGTTGTACAAACTCTGTCTATTAG CGACTCTTCAGCAGCGCTGGACATTCCTACAGACACCTCCTACGACGTGTCCACGGTGATGAGCTCGTACAACTATGGAGAGTTTTTGCCTTTTGTCGGACTCACCAACCTTCATAATACCTGCTATATGAACTCGGTACTGCAG ATCCTGATGCACACACCACAGTTTGCCCTGAGGTTAGCTTATCTGCAGAGCCACCTGAGAGATATTTATGTGGAGGCTAAAGCTCAGATGAACCGGAAATTAAAGCTCAAG TTTACGGAGCCCGAGTTCGGACTTTTGAATGAACTCTGTCGG ACATTCCGTAAAGTCGGCAGGATGAAACTGCAATACATCCTCGCTCCCGAGACACGGAATGAGCGCCTGGTGATCGAGCCAATCAGAGCACTCGATGCGATAAG GGAAGTGAATGGTACATTCAGGGGTTCGCTGCAGCATGACGCCCAAGAATTGCTCCGTTGTGTGCTGTCTTCCCTACAAGACGCGAATGCCGCCATCTTAACATGTCAGGCCGAGAGGAAGGAAGAGCTTAGGATCCGACAAGAGAAGCTGGCTGCCATTATGGCAAAGAAAGAATCCAAGGTCTGTGCACGTCCTGTCAAATACACTCAAGAGCCTCATGTGCATGTTGAGAATGGATGCAACGGTGTTGTGGAAAATGGAGTCAGCAATGGTGTCCTAGGCAAGCTGTCCTCGGGTGAAAAGTCTCCGAAGTACCCTGACCCCCATCTTCAGAATGGGCTCAAGAGTAAAGCAGATAATCTGGAGAACGGACACAGCAATGGTGTCGTCGGCAAGGTGCCAACGGTGGATAACCCCAAAATGGCGAAGAAAAAAAGGCTTGGCGTCGGCCACGCCAGGAATCAAATTAAGATTACCAGATTCGCCAGCCCTAGCCACACAACCTCTCTCGTGCCAGTCCATGGTCAGAATGGGCACCTTGAGGCCAGCGGGGTAGTCAACGGTCATGCTAACGGTGGCATGAACGGTCACACTCACGGTGACAGTAGCAAAGCTAACCCAGCCATTCCTGCAAAGGAGGATCTCTCAAATGGTGCAAGATCAAAGGATATGCTAGAGGAAGGTACCCTGGCGGAGCAGGTCTCCAGCGTCAAACTGGTTGAAATGAGGGTTGGACATGAAGAGGAAAAGATGGATACAGCACCATCAGTGAATGGCAGTGTTGCCAATGGCCATGTGCAGAATGAGGGTGAGAACACCAGCCCAATGGAGGAGGACAGTGCAGAATCCTTCCAGCTCTCAGAAAAG GATCTGGAAGTGCTTCAGATGGAAGTAAGTAATATCGTGACAGATCTCTTTGAGGGCCAACTCCAGTATCAGACAACTTGTCTCGAGTGCGAGACTAAGTCAGCCAGGACTGAGAGGTTTCAAGACCTCAGTCTACCAGTCAAGATGCATGCGGAACCAGACCAGCTTCAGGAAACAACAG GTGATACCAGCCCAGAGAAAGAGGATGACAAGGCAGACGCTGTGTCCTTGTCCTGGTCGTTCGAAACCTTCATGGCTGCAGAGAAGCTGGATGGGGAGAACAAGTATTCCTGTGAA CTGTGCGGGGTAAGATCTGAGGCTGAGCGAAAATTGTATTTCGCAAAACTACCAACAATCCTAACCATCCATTTGAAGCGCTTTGAGTATGACTTGACCGG AAACATGAAGAAGATCCATGCCCCGATCTTAACCCCCTCCCACCTCAAATTAGACAGTTTTTGTGCCGACTCCTGTAAAAACAAGATGAACAGATACGAGCTATACGGCATGATTCTTCACGAGGGCAGTTCGCAGGATTCCGGTCACTACGTGACATACTTGAAAGTCGCCCTTGATTACCCTTTCCTCAAGGAGTTCTGTCTCAACGATGATGGGGAG AGTCCCTCCAGCCCGCCAGACTCTCCATCAGCAAACCCTGATGACGTGAAAGTCATCGACCTGGAAACGGCCAATCAGCAGGAAAGGGAACAGCAGCTCCTCGACGGCTGTGCAGAGTACAACCACTCCCTCCACTGGCTCCGATTCAACGACAGCCATGTTAGCAAGCTCACTGAGGAGGAGGTGGGGGAGGTGTTTCTACCCGAGAAAACCAACACTCTCTCCCCTTACCTCCTCTTTTATAAGAGAACTGATGTTAAGTATTCCCAAGTGGATCAGAAACCGAAGACAGACAAGTATAAGAATGTTAAGACAGACTTGTCTGACTCTCAAAGAAAAGAGGAGGAAAAGGAAGAAGATATCAGCCGTTAG
- the LOC136440133 gene encoding ubiquitin carboxyl-terminal hydrolase 1-like isoform X4: MVEESRTTISATAQDMDAPPRKRSKLSLSSRRKDDSSSVAVTSTQENMYPVFQLKGTENSHVESDSSAALDIPTDTSYDVSTVMSSYNYGEFLPFVGLTNLHNTCYMNSVLQILMHTPQFALRLAYLQSHLRDIYVEAKAQMNRKLKLKFTEPEFGLLNELCRTFRKVGRMKLQYILAPETRNERLVIEPIRALDAIREVNGTFRGSLQHDAQELLRCVLSSLQDANAAILTCQAERKEELRIRQEKLAAIMAKKESKVCARPVKYTQEPHVHVENGCNGVVENGVSNGVLGKLSSGEKSPKYPDPHLQNGLKSKADNLENGHSNGVVGKVPTVDNPKMAKKKRLGVGHARNQIKITRFASPSHTTSLVPVHGQNGHLEASGVVNGHANGGMNGHTHGDSSKANPAIPAKEDLSNGARSKDMLEEGTLAEQVSSVKLVEMRVGHEEEKMDTAPSVNGSVANGHVQNEGENTSPMEEDSAESFQLSEKDLEVLQMEVSNIVTDLFEGQLQYQTTCLECETKSARTERFQDLSLPVKMHAEPDQLQETTGDTSPEKEDDKADAVSLSWSFETFMAAEKLDGENKYSCELCGVRSEAERKLYFAKLPTILTIHLKRFEYDLTGNMKKIHAPILTPSHLKLDSFCADSCKNKMNRYELYGMILHEGSSQDSGHYVTYLKVALDYPFLKEFCLNDDGESPSSPPDSPSANPDDVKVIDLETANQQEREQQLLDGCAEYNHSLHWLRFNDSHVSKLTEEEVGEVFLPEKTNTLSPYLLFYKRTDVKYSQVDQKPKTDKYKNVKTDLSDSQRKEEEKEEDISR, translated from the exons ATGGTTGAAGAAAGCCGAACGACAATCTCTGCAACAGCCCAAGATATGGATGCCCCGCCAAGGAAGCGATCCAAGTTGAGTCTGTCATCTAGGAGGAAAGATGACTCCAGTTCGGTCGCTGTGACGTCAACACAGGAGAACATGTATCCTGTGTTCCAGTTGAAGGGAACAGAGAACTCCCACGTGGAGAG CGACTCTTCAGCAGCGCTGGACATTCCTACAGACACCTCCTACGACGTGTCCACGGTGATGAGCTCGTACAACTATGGAGAGTTTTTGCCTTTTGTCGGACTCACCAACCTTCATAATACCTGCTATATGAACTCGGTACTGCAG ATCCTGATGCACACACCACAGTTTGCCCTGAGGTTAGCTTATCTGCAGAGCCACCTGAGAGATATTTATGTGGAGGCTAAAGCTCAGATGAACCGGAAATTAAAGCTCAAG TTTACGGAGCCCGAGTTCGGACTTTTGAATGAACTCTGTCGG ACATTCCGTAAAGTCGGCAGGATGAAACTGCAATACATCCTCGCTCCCGAGACACGGAATGAGCGCCTGGTGATCGAGCCAATCAGAGCACTCGATGCGATAAG GGAAGTGAATGGTACATTCAGGGGTTCGCTGCAGCATGACGCCCAAGAATTGCTCCGTTGTGTGCTGTCTTCCCTACAAGACGCGAATGCCGCCATCTTAACATGTCAGGCCGAGAGGAAGGAAGAGCTTAGGATCCGACAAGAGAAGCTGGCTGCCATTATGGCAAAGAAAGAATCCAAGGTCTGTGCACGTCCTGTCAAATACACTCAAGAGCCTCATGTGCATGTTGAGAATGGATGCAACGGTGTTGTGGAAAATGGAGTCAGCAATGGTGTCCTAGGCAAGCTGTCCTCGGGTGAAAAGTCTCCGAAGTACCCTGACCCCCATCTTCAGAATGGGCTCAAGAGTAAAGCAGATAATCTGGAGAACGGACACAGCAATGGTGTCGTCGGCAAGGTGCCAACGGTGGATAACCCCAAAATGGCGAAGAAAAAAAGGCTTGGCGTCGGCCACGCCAGGAATCAAATTAAGATTACCAGATTCGCCAGCCCTAGCCACACAACCTCTCTCGTGCCAGTCCATGGTCAGAATGGGCACCTTGAGGCCAGCGGGGTAGTCAACGGTCATGCTAACGGTGGCATGAACGGTCACACTCACGGTGACAGTAGCAAAGCTAACCCAGCCATTCCTGCAAAGGAGGATCTCTCAAATGGTGCAAGATCAAAGGATATGCTAGAGGAAGGTACCCTGGCGGAGCAGGTCTCCAGCGTCAAACTGGTTGAAATGAGGGTTGGACATGAAGAGGAAAAGATGGATACAGCACCATCAGTGAATGGCAGTGTTGCCAATGGCCATGTGCAGAATGAGGGTGAGAACACCAGCCCAATGGAGGAGGACAGTGCAGAATCCTTCCAGCTCTCAGAAAAG GATCTGGAAGTGCTTCAGATGGAAGTAAGTAATATCGTGACAGATCTCTTTGAGGGCCAACTCCAGTATCAGACAACTTGTCTCGAGTGCGAGACTAAGTCAGCCAGGACTGAGAGGTTTCAAGACCTCAGTCTACCAGTCAAGATGCATGCGGAACCAGACCAGCTTCAGGAAACAACAG GTGATACCAGCCCAGAGAAAGAGGATGACAAGGCAGACGCTGTGTCCTTGTCCTGGTCGTTCGAAACCTTCATGGCTGCAGAGAAGCTGGATGGGGAGAACAAGTATTCCTGTGAA CTGTGCGGGGTAAGATCTGAGGCTGAGCGAAAATTGTATTTCGCAAAACTACCAACAATCCTAACCATCCATTTGAAGCGCTTTGAGTATGACTTGACCGG AAACATGAAGAAGATCCATGCCCCGATCTTAACCCCCTCCCACCTCAAATTAGACAGTTTTTGTGCCGACTCCTGTAAAAACAAGATGAACAGATACGAGCTATACGGCATGATTCTTCACGAGGGCAGTTCGCAGGATTCCGGTCACTACGTGACATACTTGAAAGTCGCCCTTGATTACCCTTTCCTCAAGGAGTTCTGTCTCAACGATGATGGGGAG AGTCCCTCCAGCCCGCCAGACTCTCCATCAGCAAACCCTGATGACGTGAAAGTCATCGACCTGGAAACGGCCAATCAGCAGGAAAGGGAACAGCAGCTCCTCGACGGCTGTGCAGAGTACAACCACTCCCTCCACTGGCTCCGATTCAACGACAGCCATGTTAGCAAGCTCACTGAGGAGGAGGTGGGGGAGGTGTTTCTACCCGAGAAAACCAACACTCTCTCCCCTTACCTCCTCTTTTATAAGAGAACTGATGTTAAGTATTCCCAAGTGGATCAGAAACCGAAGACAGACAAGTATAAGAATGTTAAGACAGACTTGTCTGACTCTCAAAGAAAAGAGGAGGAAAAGGAAGAAGATATCAGCCGTTAG
- the LOC136440133 gene encoding ubiquitin carboxyl-terminal hydrolase 1-like isoform X1, which produces MVEESRTTISATAQDMDAPPRKRSKLSLSSRRKDDSSSVAVTSTQENMYPVFQLKGTENSHVERPLSVCQTAGLAQEQALVHVAVSQQSTQDVVQTLAITRPLSVFQTAGQAQALVPVGQRCTQDVVQTLSISDSSAALDIPTDTSYDVSTVMSSYNYGEFLPFVGLTNLHNTCYMNSVLQILMHTPQFALRLAYLQSHLRDIYVEAKAQMNRKLKLKFTEPEFGLLNELCRTFRKVGRMKLQYILAPETRNERLVIEPIRALDAIREVNGTFRGSLQHDAQELLRCVLSSLQDANAAILTCQAERKEELRIRQEKLAAIMAKKESKVCARPVKYTQEPHVHVENGCNGVVENGVSNGVLGKLSSGEKSPKYPDPHLQNGLKSKADNLENGHSNGVVGKVPTVDNPKMAKKKRLGVGHARNQIKITRFASPSHTTSLVPVHGQNGHLEASGVVNGHANGGMNGHTHGDSSKANPAIPAKEDLSNGARSKDMLEEGTLAEQVSSVKLVEMRVGHEEEKMDTAPSVNGSVANGHVQNEGENTSPMEEDSAESFQLSEKDLEVLQMEVSNIVTDLFEGQLQYQTTCLECETKSARTERFQDLSLPVKMHAEPDQLQETTGDTSPEKEDDKADAVSLSWSFETFMAAEKLDGENKYSCELCGVRSEAERKLYFAKLPTILTIHLKRFEYDLTGNMKKIHAPILTPSHLKLDSFCADSCKNKMNRYELYGMILHEGSSQDSGHYVTYLKVALDYPFLKEFCLNDDGESPSSPPDSPSANPDDVKVIDLETANQQEREQQLLDGCAEYNHSLHWLRFNDSHVSKLTEEEVGEVFLPEKTNTLSPYLLFYKRTDVKYSQVDQKPKTDKYKNVKTDLSDSQRKEEEKEEDISR; this is translated from the exons ATGGTTGAAGAAAGCCGAACGACAATCTCTGCAACAGCCCAAGATATGGATGCCCCGCCAAGGAAGCGATCCAAGTTGAGTCTGTCATCTAGGAGGAAAGATGACTCCAGTTCGGTCGCTGTGACGTCAACACAGGAGAACATGTATCCTGTGTTCCAGTTGAAGGGAACAGAGAACTCCCACGTGGAGAG GCCCCTTAGTGTATGCCAGACAGCTGGACTGGCACAGGAACAAGCtctggtacatgtagctgttagCCAACAGTCTACTCAGGATGTTGTACAAACCCTGGCTATTACTAG GCCCCTTAGTGTATTCCAGACAGCTGGACAGGCACAGGCTTTGGTACCCGTTGGCCAACGGTGTACTCAGGATGTTGTACAAACTCTGTCTATTAG CGACTCTTCAGCAGCGCTGGACATTCCTACAGACACCTCCTACGACGTGTCCACGGTGATGAGCTCGTACAACTATGGAGAGTTTTTGCCTTTTGTCGGACTCACCAACCTTCATAATACCTGCTATATGAACTCGGTACTGCAG ATCCTGATGCACACACCACAGTTTGCCCTGAGGTTAGCTTATCTGCAGAGCCACCTGAGAGATATTTATGTGGAGGCTAAAGCTCAGATGAACCGGAAATTAAAGCTCAAG TTTACGGAGCCCGAGTTCGGACTTTTGAATGAACTCTGTCGG ACATTCCGTAAAGTCGGCAGGATGAAACTGCAATACATCCTCGCTCCCGAGACACGGAATGAGCGCCTGGTGATCGAGCCAATCAGAGCACTCGATGCGATAAG GGAAGTGAATGGTACATTCAGGGGTTCGCTGCAGCATGACGCCCAAGAATTGCTCCGTTGTGTGCTGTCTTCCCTACAAGACGCGAATGCCGCCATCTTAACATGTCAGGCCGAGAGGAAGGAAGAGCTTAGGATCCGACAAGAGAAGCTGGCTGCCATTATGGCAAAGAAAGAATCCAAGGTCTGTGCACGTCCTGTCAAATACACTCAAGAGCCTCATGTGCATGTTGAGAATGGATGCAACGGTGTTGTGGAAAATGGAGTCAGCAATGGTGTCCTAGGCAAGCTGTCCTCGGGTGAAAAGTCTCCGAAGTACCCTGACCCCCATCTTCAGAATGGGCTCAAGAGTAAAGCAGATAATCTGGAGAACGGACACAGCAATGGTGTCGTCGGCAAGGTGCCAACGGTGGATAACCCCAAAATGGCGAAGAAAAAAAGGCTTGGCGTCGGCCACGCCAGGAATCAAATTAAGATTACCAGATTCGCCAGCCCTAGCCACACAACCTCTCTCGTGCCAGTCCATGGTCAGAATGGGCACCTTGAGGCCAGCGGGGTAGTCAACGGTCATGCTAACGGTGGCATGAACGGTCACACTCACGGTGACAGTAGCAAAGCTAACCCAGCCATTCCTGCAAAGGAGGATCTCTCAAATGGTGCAAGATCAAAGGATATGCTAGAGGAAGGTACCCTGGCGGAGCAGGTCTCCAGCGTCAAACTGGTTGAAATGAGGGTTGGACATGAAGAGGAAAAGATGGATACAGCACCATCAGTGAATGGCAGTGTTGCCAATGGCCATGTGCAGAATGAGGGTGAGAACACCAGCCCAATGGAGGAGGACAGTGCAGAATCCTTCCAGCTCTCAGAAAAG GATCTGGAAGTGCTTCAGATGGAAGTAAGTAATATCGTGACAGATCTCTTTGAGGGCCAACTCCAGTATCAGACAACTTGTCTCGAGTGCGAGACTAAGTCAGCCAGGACTGAGAGGTTTCAAGACCTCAGTCTACCAGTCAAGATGCATGCGGAACCAGACCAGCTTCAGGAAACAACAG GTGATACCAGCCCAGAGAAAGAGGATGACAAGGCAGACGCTGTGTCCTTGTCCTGGTCGTTCGAAACCTTCATGGCTGCAGAGAAGCTGGATGGGGAGAACAAGTATTCCTGTGAA CTGTGCGGGGTAAGATCTGAGGCTGAGCGAAAATTGTATTTCGCAAAACTACCAACAATCCTAACCATCCATTTGAAGCGCTTTGAGTATGACTTGACCGG AAACATGAAGAAGATCCATGCCCCGATCTTAACCCCCTCCCACCTCAAATTAGACAGTTTTTGTGCCGACTCCTGTAAAAACAAGATGAACAGATACGAGCTATACGGCATGATTCTTCACGAGGGCAGTTCGCAGGATTCCGGTCACTACGTGACATACTTGAAAGTCGCCCTTGATTACCCTTTCCTCAAGGAGTTCTGTCTCAACGATGATGGGGAG AGTCCCTCCAGCCCGCCAGACTCTCCATCAGCAAACCCTGATGACGTGAAAGTCATCGACCTGGAAACGGCCAATCAGCAGGAAAGGGAACAGCAGCTCCTCGACGGCTGTGCAGAGTACAACCACTCCCTCCACTGGCTCCGATTCAACGACAGCCATGTTAGCAAGCTCACTGAGGAGGAGGTGGGGGAGGTGTTTCTACCCGAGAAAACCAACACTCTCTCCCCTTACCTCCTCTTTTATAAGAGAACTGATGTTAAGTATTCCCAAGTGGATCAGAAACCGAAGACAGACAAGTATAAGAATGTTAAGACAGACTTGTCTGACTCTCAAAGAAAAGAGGAGGAAAAGGAAGAAGATATCAGCCGTTAG
- the LOC136440133 gene encoding ubiquitin carboxyl-terminal hydrolase 1-like isoform X2 has translation MVEESRTTISATAQDMDAPPRKRSKLSLSSRRKDDSSSVAVTSTQENMYPVFQLKGTENSHVERPLSVCQTAGLAQEQALVHVAVSQQSTQDVVQTLAITSDSSAALDIPTDTSYDVSTVMSSYNYGEFLPFVGLTNLHNTCYMNSVLQILMHTPQFALRLAYLQSHLRDIYVEAKAQMNRKLKLKFTEPEFGLLNELCRTFRKVGRMKLQYILAPETRNERLVIEPIRALDAIREVNGTFRGSLQHDAQELLRCVLSSLQDANAAILTCQAERKEELRIRQEKLAAIMAKKESKVCARPVKYTQEPHVHVENGCNGVVENGVSNGVLGKLSSGEKSPKYPDPHLQNGLKSKADNLENGHSNGVVGKVPTVDNPKMAKKKRLGVGHARNQIKITRFASPSHTTSLVPVHGQNGHLEASGVVNGHANGGMNGHTHGDSSKANPAIPAKEDLSNGARSKDMLEEGTLAEQVSSVKLVEMRVGHEEEKMDTAPSVNGSVANGHVQNEGENTSPMEEDSAESFQLSEKDLEVLQMEVSNIVTDLFEGQLQYQTTCLECETKSARTERFQDLSLPVKMHAEPDQLQETTGDTSPEKEDDKADAVSLSWSFETFMAAEKLDGENKYSCELCGVRSEAERKLYFAKLPTILTIHLKRFEYDLTGNMKKIHAPILTPSHLKLDSFCADSCKNKMNRYELYGMILHEGSSQDSGHYVTYLKVALDYPFLKEFCLNDDGESPSSPPDSPSANPDDVKVIDLETANQQEREQQLLDGCAEYNHSLHWLRFNDSHVSKLTEEEVGEVFLPEKTNTLSPYLLFYKRTDVKYSQVDQKPKTDKYKNVKTDLSDSQRKEEEKEEDISR, from the exons ATGGTTGAAGAAAGCCGAACGACAATCTCTGCAACAGCCCAAGATATGGATGCCCCGCCAAGGAAGCGATCCAAGTTGAGTCTGTCATCTAGGAGGAAAGATGACTCCAGTTCGGTCGCTGTGACGTCAACACAGGAGAACATGTATCCTGTGTTCCAGTTGAAGGGAACAGAGAACTCCCACGTGGAGAG GCCCCTTAGTGTATGCCAGACAGCTGGACTGGCACAGGAACAAGCtctggtacatgtagctgttagCCAACAGTCTACTCAGGATGTTGTACAAACCCTGGCTATTACTAG CGACTCTTCAGCAGCGCTGGACATTCCTACAGACACCTCCTACGACGTGTCCACGGTGATGAGCTCGTACAACTATGGAGAGTTTTTGCCTTTTGTCGGACTCACCAACCTTCATAATACCTGCTATATGAACTCGGTACTGCAG ATCCTGATGCACACACCACAGTTTGCCCTGAGGTTAGCTTATCTGCAGAGCCACCTGAGAGATATTTATGTGGAGGCTAAAGCTCAGATGAACCGGAAATTAAAGCTCAAG TTTACGGAGCCCGAGTTCGGACTTTTGAATGAACTCTGTCGG ACATTCCGTAAAGTCGGCAGGATGAAACTGCAATACATCCTCGCTCCCGAGACACGGAATGAGCGCCTGGTGATCGAGCCAATCAGAGCACTCGATGCGATAAG GGAAGTGAATGGTACATTCAGGGGTTCGCTGCAGCATGACGCCCAAGAATTGCTCCGTTGTGTGCTGTCTTCCCTACAAGACGCGAATGCCGCCATCTTAACATGTCAGGCCGAGAGGAAGGAAGAGCTTAGGATCCGACAAGAGAAGCTGGCTGCCATTATGGCAAAGAAAGAATCCAAGGTCTGTGCACGTCCTGTCAAATACACTCAAGAGCCTCATGTGCATGTTGAGAATGGATGCAACGGTGTTGTGGAAAATGGAGTCAGCAATGGTGTCCTAGGCAAGCTGTCCTCGGGTGAAAAGTCTCCGAAGTACCCTGACCCCCATCTTCAGAATGGGCTCAAGAGTAAAGCAGATAATCTGGAGAACGGACACAGCAATGGTGTCGTCGGCAAGGTGCCAACGGTGGATAACCCCAAAATGGCGAAGAAAAAAAGGCTTGGCGTCGGCCACGCCAGGAATCAAATTAAGATTACCAGATTCGCCAGCCCTAGCCACACAACCTCTCTCGTGCCAGTCCATGGTCAGAATGGGCACCTTGAGGCCAGCGGGGTAGTCAACGGTCATGCTAACGGTGGCATGAACGGTCACACTCACGGTGACAGTAGCAAAGCTAACCCAGCCATTCCTGCAAAGGAGGATCTCTCAAATGGTGCAAGATCAAAGGATATGCTAGAGGAAGGTACCCTGGCGGAGCAGGTCTCCAGCGTCAAACTGGTTGAAATGAGGGTTGGACATGAAGAGGAAAAGATGGATACAGCACCATCAGTGAATGGCAGTGTTGCCAATGGCCATGTGCAGAATGAGGGTGAGAACACCAGCCCAATGGAGGAGGACAGTGCAGAATCCTTCCAGCTCTCAGAAAAG GATCTGGAAGTGCTTCAGATGGAAGTAAGTAATATCGTGACAGATCTCTTTGAGGGCCAACTCCAGTATCAGACAACTTGTCTCGAGTGCGAGACTAAGTCAGCCAGGACTGAGAGGTTTCAAGACCTCAGTCTACCAGTCAAGATGCATGCGGAACCAGACCAGCTTCAGGAAACAACAG GTGATACCAGCCCAGAGAAAGAGGATGACAAGGCAGACGCTGTGTCCTTGTCCTGGTCGTTCGAAACCTTCATGGCTGCAGAGAAGCTGGATGGGGAGAACAAGTATTCCTGTGAA CTGTGCGGGGTAAGATCTGAGGCTGAGCGAAAATTGTATTTCGCAAAACTACCAACAATCCTAACCATCCATTTGAAGCGCTTTGAGTATGACTTGACCGG AAACATGAAGAAGATCCATGCCCCGATCTTAACCCCCTCCCACCTCAAATTAGACAGTTTTTGTGCCGACTCCTGTAAAAACAAGATGAACAGATACGAGCTATACGGCATGATTCTTCACGAGGGCAGTTCGCAGGATTCCGGTCACTACGTGACATACTTGAAAGTCGCCCTTGATTACCCTTTCCTCAAGGAGTTCTGTCTCAACGATGATGGGGAG AGTCCCTCCAGCCCGCCAGACTCTCCATCAGCAAACCCTGATGACGTGAAAGTCATCGACCTGGAAACGGCCAATCAGCAGGAAAGGGAACAGCAGCTCCTCGACGGCTGTGCAGAGTACAACCACTCCCTCCACTGGCTCCGATTCAACGACAGCCATGTTAGCAAGCTCACTGAGGAGGAGGTGGGGGAGGTGTTTCTACCCGAGAAAACCAACACTCTCTCCCCTTACCTCCTCTTTTATAAGAGAACTGATGTTAAGTATTCCCAAGTGGATCAGAAACCGAAGACAGACAAGTATAAGAATGTTAAGACAGACTTGTCTGACTCTCAAAGAAAAGAGGAGGAAAAGGAAGAAGATATCAGCCGTTAG